In a genomic window of Thalassotalea piscium:
- a CDS encoding tetratricopeptide repeat protein has protein sequence MTDYPIAITLENFQDVILERSKTTLVLVDFWAEQVPESVELRDKLTQKLAQYSDTILLTTVDCLTQQQIAAQFGLQSLPTAVLVQDGQPIDGLSGPQTDETIDAFLEKYLPKAEDTLFKEAKELLAQEQINEAYTNAHKAYQLANDRADIKLILAECSILVGKLDEAESLIASIKMIDQDSDYQAVLAKLELAMQAADSPEIKALEEQLAKTPDNIELQKQLATQYSQVNRNEEALVILFSLVQKNADEGESKHLLLDVLKALPEGDPLASKYRRKLFSMMY, from the coding sequence GTGACAGATTATCCAATAGCAATAACGTTAGAAAATTTTCAAGATGTAATACTTGAACGATCTAAAACCACGTTAGTTTTAGTTGACTTTTGGGCTGAACAAGTGCCTGAAAGTGTAGAGTTAAGGGATAAACTTACCCAAAAACTTGCACAATATTCAGATACTATTTTATTAACAACTGTTGACTGTTTAACGCAGCAGCAAATAGCGGCTCAATTTGGTTTACAATCTTTACCAACGGCGGTTTTAGTGCAAGATGGCCAACCCATAGATGGACTTTCTGGCCCGCAGACAGATGAAACTATTGACGCTTTTTTAGAAAAATATCTACCTAAGGCTGAAGATACTTTATTTAAAGAAGCAAAGGAACTGCTCGCTCAAGAGCAAATTAATGAAGCATACACTAATGCTCACAAAGCCTATCAGTTAGCGAATGATCGTGCAGATATTAAGTTAATACTCGCTGAATGTTCGATCTTGGTGGGAAAACTAGATGAAGCAGAGTCGTTAATCGCGAGTATTAAAATGATAGATCAAGACAGTGACTATCAAGCAGTACTTGCAAAGCTTGAATTAGCAATGCAAGCCGCAGACTCGCCAGAAATAAAAGCATTAGAAGAGCAGTTAGCAAAAACTCCCGATAACATAGAATTGCAGAAGCAACTGGCTACACAATACAGCCAGGTAAATCGAAATGAAGAAGCCTTGGTGATTCTTTTTTCACTTGTGCAAAAAAATGCAGATGAAGGTGAAAGTAAACATTTATTACTCGATGTACTTAAAGCATTACCAGAAGGTGATCCGCTAGCTTCAAAATATCGACGTAAATTATTTTCAATGATGTATTAG
- a CDS encoding sensor histidine kinase, with translation MPLNYMPLHSSKLTPIFMVLSLRTIAIIIQIILLLFVHFALHYHLPWFELMVVIFCEIVFTFISYWYFRKKQHVTKQALSWQVIADIVFLSALLSFSGGATNAFVSLLLIPIAISAVTLSAPRLFFVAFLAIASYSVQLWLMPMSVMHGNMEGHFIAMWINFLFSALVVALVVGRMAINNRVKDKAIAQYREEQLKQEKIISLGVASAQVTHQLATPISTACMIVDELKEDNPSSELINDLQTELQRCTDSLNTFRQMVFDIKEQNTYLISATKISSDIKDYIALNHPELLLTTLECDEGDDKKVQANSSLLPAIINIVNNAIRATQANYSQHIEIKTHHDDSNLYLEIRDFGKGFSQEKLAQLGVQPIVSEQGFGMAVLLSHSSFERLGGELILTNHGEKGAIATVSLPLVLP, from the coding sequence ATGCCACTAAACTATATGCCGTTACATTCCTCTAAATTAACTCCTATTTTTATGGTGCTGTCGTTACGTACCATCGCTATAATAATTCAAATAATATTGCTTTTATTTGTTCACTTTGCGCTGCATTATCATTTGCCATGGTTTGAGCTGATGGTCGTTATTTTTTGTGAGATAGTTTTCACTTTTATTAGTTATTGGTACTTCAGAAAAAAACAACATGTCACTAAGCAGGCGCTTTCATGGCAAGTTATTGCAGATATTGTTTTTCTTTCTGCGTTATTAAGCTTTAGTGGCGGAGCGACTAATGCCTTTGTCTCTTTACTACTAATACCTATTGCCATATCAGCTGTAACACTATCTGCTCCTCGTTTGTTTTTTGTTGCCTTTTTGGCGATTGCTAGTTACTCGGTACAGTTATGGTTAATGCCAATGAGCGTTATGCATGGCAACATGGAAGGGCATTTTATTGCTATGTGGATAAACTTTTTGTTCTCTGCATTGGTAGTTGCATTGGTGGTAGGCAGAATGGCGATTAATAACCGTGTGAAAGATAAAGCCATTGCTCAATATCGAGAAGAACAGCTTAAGCAAGAAAAAATCATTTCTTTAGGGGTGGCATCTGCGCAAGTAACACATCAGCTGGCAACACCAATATCAACAGCATGTATGATAGTTGACGAGTTAAAAGAGGATAATCCTTCATCAGAGTTGATCAATGACTTGCAGACAGAGCTGCAGCGCTGTACTGATAGTTTAAATACTTTCAGACAGATGGTGTTTGATATTAAGGAGCAGAATACATATTTAATTTCGGCGACAAAAATCTCTTCAGACATCAAAGATTATATTGCATTAAATCATCCTGAGTTACTTTTAACTACGTTGGAGTGTGATGAGGGTGATGATAAAAAGGTCCAGGCGAATAGTTCTTTATTACCTGCAATTATTAACATTGTAAATAATGCAATTAGAGCGACACAAGCCAATTACAGCCAGCATATAGAAATTAAAACTCATCATGATGATAGTAATTTATACTTAGAGATAAGAGATTTTGGCAAAGGCTTCAGCCAAGAAAAGCTCGCTCAGCTTGGTGTTCAGCCAATTGTTAGTGAGCAAGGGTTCGGCATGGCAGTACTTTTAAGTCATTCCAGTTTTGAAAGATTAGGAGGAGAGTTGATATTAACTAACCATGGTGAAAAAGGTGCAATTGCCACCGTTAGTTTACCTTTGGTTTTACCTTAA
- a CDS encoding response regulator transcription factor, producing the protein MKKLLIVEDDVALAKTMKRRLEQHGFEVYNCFNVSDALLACHRHIPQYVLLDMKLENESGLALIKPIRSLLPSAKIVLLTGFASIATAVDAIKLGADNYLAKPVDTQTLLSTLLDGSSLPIETHTIDETILSAEQVEWQHIQQVLKVNKGNISATARQLSMHRRTLQRKLQKKPVTQKI; encoded by the coding sequence ATGAAAAAATTATTAATAGTAGAAGATGATGTGGCATTAGCAAAAACAATGAAAAGACGCTTGGAACAACATGGTTTTGAGGTTTATAACTGCTTTAATGTAAGTGATGCCTTATTAGCGTGCCACCGACATATTCCACAATATGTTTTATTAGATATGAAGCTTGAAAATGAAAGTGGTTTAGCATTAATTAAACCGATCCGCAGCTTGTTACCTAGTGCTAAAATTGTGTTGTTGACAGGATTTGCCAGTATTGCAACAGCGGTGGATGCTATTAAACTCGGCGCTGATAATTATTTGGCTAAGCCAGTTGATACACAAACGCTTTTGTCTACTTTACTTGATGGTAGCTCTTTACCTATCGAAACTCATACTATTGACGAAACTATTTTATCGGCAGAGCAAGTGGAATGGCAGCATATTCAACAGGTGTTAAAAGTTAACAAAGGTAATATTTCAGCCACCGCTCGTCAGTTATCTATGCACCGTAGAACGCTACAGCGTAAATTACAAAAAAAGCCTGTTACACAAAAAATATAA
- the msrA gene encoding peptide-methionine (S)-S-oxide reductase MsrA has protein sequence MKTEQITLGAGCFWCVETIFARLKGVNKVISGYADGDIEDPTYEQVCTGTTNHAEVVQISYDPHVISFEKLLTVFFAIHDPTTLNRQGGDIGTQYRSTVIFHTDEQRAATINKIEALEQSGEFEQKIVTTVVPFSHFYSAESYHQDYFTNNTDNQYCQLVVAKKVQKFLSNFSHLLKDEK, from the coding sequence ATGAAAACTGAACAAATCACACTAGGTGCAGGTTGTTTTTGGTGTGTTGAAACAATATTTGCACGTTTAAAAGGTGTAAACAAAGTAATTAGTGGTTACGCTGATGGTGATATAGAAGATCCAACATACGAGCAGGTTTGTACAGGAACAACCAATCATGCAGAAGTAGTGCAAATAAGCTATGACCCACACGTTATTTCTTTTGAGAAATTACTTACTGTCTTTTTTGCTATTCATGACCCAACCACATTAAATCGCCAAGGTGGTGACATAGGAACACAATACCGCTCAACCGTAATTTTTCATACTGATGAGCAGCGTGCTGCAACAATAAACAAAATAGAAGCGCTAGAACAGAGTGGTGAGTTTGAACAAAAAATTGTAACCACTGTGGTACCTTTTTCACATTTTTATAGTGCTGAAAGTTATCACCAAGATTACTTTACTAATAACACCGATAACCAATATTGCCAGTTAGTTGTTGCCAAAAAAGTACAAAAATTCCTTAGCAACTTTTCACACTTATTAAAAGATGAAAAATAA